In Enoplosus armatus isolate fEnoArm2 chromosome 2, fEnoArm2.hap1, whole genome shotgun sequence, one DNA window encodes the following:
- the sfrp2 gene encoding secreted frizzled-related protein 2 codes for MRAFISTVTVLWVITIPCMEAIHGLYNFGQHDLFYKKNNCKPIPANLLLCHDIEYTEMRLPNLLGHETMNEVLQQASSWIPLVQKQCHPDTRKFLCSLFAPVCLDDLDEPIQPCRSLCESVKNGCAPVMSAFGFPWPKMLDCDRFPLDNDLCIPPAGIDNSAPVTKEVPRVCDACKEADENDNEIVDNLCKNDFALKIKVKEISYINGDTKIVPETKSKTIYKLNGVTERDLRKTVLWLKDGLQCICEEMNDINAAYLVMGQKMDGHLVITSLKRWQKGQREFKRISRSIRKLQC; via the exons ATGAGAGCCTTTATTTCGACAGTGACAGTGTTGTGGGTGATAACAATACCCTGCATGGAAGCCATCCACGGATTGTACAACTTTGGCCAGCATGACTTATTCTACAAAAAGAATAACTGCAAGCCAATTCCTGCAAACCTCCTCCTGTGCCACGATATAGAGTACACAGAGATGCGCCTCCCGAACCTGCTCGGACACGAAACCATGAATGAAGTTCTGCAGCAAGCTTCGTCTTGGATCCCTCTGGTTCAGAAGCAATGTCACCCCGACACGAGGAAGTTTCTCTGCTCCCTTTTCGCTCCCGTCTGTCTGGACGATTTGGACGAGCCCATACAGCCGTGCAGGTCCCTGTGCGAGAGCGTCAAGAACGGCTGCGCGCCCGTGATGTCCGCGTTTGGCTTTCCTTGGCCAAAGATGCTGGACTGCGACCGTTTCCCACTCGACAATGACCTGTGCATTCCACCTGCAGGCATCGACAACTCTGCGCCAGTCACCAAAGAAG TGCCCAGAGTGTGCGACGCTTGCAAAGAAGCAGATGAAAATGACAACGAAATTGTTGACAACCTGTGTAAGAATGACTTTG CTCTGAAGATCAAAGTTAAGGAGATCTCCTACATCAATGGCGACACCAAGATAGTGCCGGAGACCAAGAGCAAGACCATTTACAAGCTGAACGGCGTGACGGAGCGTGACCTGAGGAAGACGGTGCTGTGGTTGAAGGACGGCCTGCAGTGCATCTGTGAGGAGATGAACGACATCAACGCTGCCTACCTGGTCATGGGCCAGAAGATGGACGGCCATCTGGTCATCACCTCGCTGAAGCGCTGGCAGAAGGGGCAGCGTGAGTTTAAGAGGATTTCCCGCAGCATCCGCAAGCTGCAGTGctag
- the tnip2 gene encoding TNFAIP3-interacting protein 2: MDNVSINTDTDMLKDKMRSYSTLNSMYHETRQEIDLLNKQIYVKDNIIADLKARLGRYERIYMTVGDNESVVIGPSKSLLESLCKEICKLKRKRNDMEFKASRQAEEVQRLNVQLKEKELELESVRCQPDHEKDQEIQRLRSSLEERERSEATRAVLCTSLAEEADQLRSQLGATVKVCQELLARLEKEKKGGDEVEVVAQQQKAKELTESSDRSGVHTQIHQLQEENQLLKQRVAYVQGLNSQWQKYNSSREDYIRGLCQRPKETTGQGLMPGLGSVSTGLLHHEISRLNGLLEEKISECEQLGGEMDEIRRHDQERIQTLEQQVLIYTEDFKSERADRERAQGQIQDLKEQVYQLKRQQHKQQGASRENREVVPMCRVHIGHRISSRRHKDSPEPLLRNTAEMQQQPAAAAATTPIPAWNECAGLSELQCPQCLATFNDRDAVEYLNHCEECAKL, from the exons ATGGATAACGTCAGTATAAACACGGATACCGACATGCTGAAAGACAAAATGCGGAGTTACAGCACGCTGAACTCTATGTATCACGAGACGAGGCAGGAAATCGACCTTCTGAACAAACAGATTTATGTAAAAGACAATATCATCGCAGATCTAAAAGCGAGGCTGGGGAGATATGAGAGGATCTACATGACTGTGGGAGATAACGAGTCTGTGGTCATCGGGCCGTCCAAGTCTTTGCTGGAGAGCTTGTGTAAAGAAATCTGCAAACTGAAACGGAAGAGGAATGATATGGAGTTCAAGGCATCTCGACAAGCAGAG gagGTCCAGAGGCTGAATGTGCAGCTCAAAgagaaggagctggagctggagagtgTCAGGTGTCAGCCGGACCACGAGAAGGACCAGGAGATCCAGAGGCTGCGGTCGTCCCTGGAGGAGAGGGAACGGTCTGAGGCCACCAGAGCCGTGCTCTGCACATCCTTGGCAGAGGAGGCCGATCAGCTGCGCAGCCAGCTTGGTGCAACGGTGAAGGTGTGCCAGGAGCTGCTGGCCAggctggagaaagagaagaagggggGAGACGAAGTGGAGGTGGTGGCTCAGCAGCAAAAGGCTAAGGAG CTGACAGAGTCCTCTGACAGAAGTGGTGTTCACACCCAAATCCATCAACTTCAGGAGGAGAATCAACTGCTAAAGCAGCGAGTGGCATAT GTACAAGGTCTGAATTCTCAGTGGCAGAAGTATAACTCCAGCAGGGAGGACTATATCAGGGGTTTATGCCAGAGGCCGAAGGAGACTACTGGGCAGGGCTTGATGCCTGGGCTGGGCTCTGTAAGCACCGGGTTGCTTCATCATGAGATTTCCAGGCTCAATGGCTTACTCGAGGAGAAGATCAGCGAGTGTGAGCAGCTGGGTGGAGAAATGGACGAGATACGGAGGCACGACCAGGAGCGCATCCAGACTCTGGAGCAGCAG GTCCTCATCTACACAGAGGACTTTAAGTCAGAGCGTGCCGACAGAGAGCGAGCACAGGGCCAGATCCAAGACCTGAAGGAACAGGTTTATCAGCTAAAGCggcagcaacacaaacag CAGGGAGCAAGCAGGGAGAACAGAGAAGTGGTCCCCATGTGTCGTGTACACATAGGACACAGGATCTCCTCAAGGCGACATAAAGACTCTCCAGAGCCTCTATTGAGGAACACTGCtgagatgcagcagcagcctgcagctgcagcagcaacaactcCGATTCCTGCCTGGAACGAATGCGCAGGCCTGTCAGAGCTACAGTGCCCGCAGTGTCTCGCCACGTTCAATGACAGGGACGCTGTAGAGTACCTGAACCATTGTGAAGAGTGTGCCAAACTATAA